A single genomic interval of uncultured Sphaerochaeta sp. harbors:
- the yicI gene encoding alpha-xylosidase, with product MKFRDGYWNIQKHIRHLPKREIVDIQKLDGKIVIYAAVKPIEFRGATLNTPVITTEISSPMEGVLHIRTYHYKGARNDGPFFELLKDDSALLTYKEEQDGQLSVISGSLQATIPLFGPCDLTYQYDGRYLTSSPGKLSGHFQSDDGKTYQSDYLNLSVGEAIYGLGERFTPFVKNGQVVDIWNEDGGTSSEQAYKNIPFYLSSLGYGVLVANPGKVSFEVGSEVVTSVQFSVPGECLDYYLIAGNTGKEVLRRYTQLSGRPALVPPWSFGLWLSTSFVTDYDEKTVHHFIDGMAERNIPLQVFHFDCFWMREFQWVDFTWDDRQFSNPKAMLKGLHERGLKVCVWINPYVAQKSKMFDEGMEHGYLVKKRNGSIWQWDRWQAGMGLVDFTNPEAATWFRSKLESLLDMGVDTFKTDFGERIPTEVVYYDGSDPEKMHNYYTYLYNEAVFSLLEEKRGKGEALVFARSATVGGQKFPVHWGGDCSATYESMAESLRGGLSLSLSGFGYWSHDIGGFEQTATPDLFKRWVAFGLLSSHSRLHGNESYRVPWDFGEEACEVLKYFVKLKCSLMPYLYAMANKTHHEGLPMMRSMMLEFPDDPACIYLDRQYLLGESLLVAPIFNERSTASYYLPEGRWTHLLSGEEVRGGRYFRETYDYFSLPLFVRPNSLIPIGKETQSCDYDFACDVTFHLFALDEGRSVESQIYNAKGAIVAECMILRKDGIYHVKVTGNLGPWTVFLHNEYNVETASIGILEKTKKGTLASFSSEEREATIQ from the coding sequence ATGAAATTCAGAGACGGGTACTGGAACATACAAAAACACATCCGGCATCTACCCAAACGGGAGATTGTCGATATCCAGAAGTTGGATGGAAAGATAGTCATCTATGCAGCTGTCAAACCGATTGAGTTTCGCGGAGCAACGCTGAACACCCCTGTGATCACCACAGAGATTAGCAGTCCGATGGAAGGGGTTCTGCACATCCGTACCTACCATTACAAGGGAGCAAGAAACGATGGTCCCTTCTTTGAACTGTTGAAGGACGATTCTGCCTTACTTACCTATAAAGAGGAGCAGGATGGACAGCTTTCGGTAATCTCTGGCTCTTTGCAGGCTACCATTCCCCTCTTTGGCCCTTGTGATCTGACCTACCAGTATGATGGCCGGTACCTGACCTCTTCTCCTGGAAAGCTCAGTGGACATTTTCAGTCTGATGACGGAAAAACTTACCAGAGTGACTATCTCAATCTATCGGTCGGTGAAGCAATCTATGGACTGGGGGAGCGATTCACGCCATTTGTCAAAAATGGGCAGGTGGTTGATATCTGGAACGAGGATGGGGGGACAAGCAGCGAACAAGCTTATAAGAATATTCCTTTTTACCTCTCCTCTCTTGGGTATGGAGTGTTGGTTGCCAATCCTGGGAAGGTATCCTTCGAGGTAGGGAGTGAGGTCGTTACTTCTGTGCAATTTTCAGTACCCGGTGAGTGCCTGGATTACTACCTGATCGCTGGCAATACTGGCAAGGAAGTTCTCAGGCGGTATACCCAGCTGAGCGGCAGACCTGCACTTGTACCCCCTTGGTCCTTTGGCCTCTGGCTGAGTACTTCTTTTGTCACTGACTATGATGAGAAAACCGTGCACCATTTCATCGATGGTATGGCTGAACGAAACATACCTCTCCAGGTATTCCATTTTGATTGTTTTTGGATGCGGGAGTTCCAGTGGGTGGACTTTACCTGGGATGACAGGCAGTTCTCCAATCCCAAGGCAATGTTGAAAGGATTGCATGAGCGAGGGTTGAAGGTCTGTGTATGGATCAATCCATATGTAGCCCAGAAATCGAAGATGTTTGATGAAGGTATGGAACATGGCTATCTGGTAAAGAAGAGGAATGGCAGTATCTGGCAGTGGGACCGCTGGCAGGCGGGCATGGGTTTGGTGGATTTCACTAATCCGGAGGCTGCCACCTGGTTTCGCAGTAAGTTGGAGAGCTTGTTGGATATGGGCGTTGATACATTCAAGACTGACTTTGGCGAACGTATTCCAACCGAGGTTGTGTATTACGACGGAAGTGACCCTGAGAAGATGCACAACTACTACACCTATCTCTATAACGAGGCAGTTTTTTCGTTGTTGGAAGAGAAACGTGGGAAAGGAGAAGCATTGGTCTTTGCCCGCTCTGCAACGGTCGGCGGGCAGAAGTTCCCCGTGCATTGGGGTGGTGATTGCTCGGCTACCTATGAATCAATGGCAGAGAGCCTGAGAGGAGGCTTGTCGCTGTCACTCTCCGGTTTCGGCTACTGGAGTCATGATATTGGAGGATTCGAGCAGACTGCCACACCTGATCTTTTCAAACGCTGGGTGGCCTTTGGGCTGCTCTCGTCCCATAGCCGATTGCACGGTAATGAGTCCTATCGTGTGCCTTGGGATTTCGGGGAGGAGGCTTGTGAGGTTCTGAAGTATTTTGTAAAACTGAAATGTTCCCTGATGCCCTACCTCTATGCAATGGCAAACAAGACCCATCATGAGGGCCTTCCCATGATGCGCTCCATGATGCTTGAATTCCCAGATGACCCGGCATGCATCTATCTTGACCGACAGTACTTGTTGGGAGAGAGCCTGTTGGTTGCCCCCATTTTCAATGAACGCAGTACAGCTTCCTACTATCTACCAGAGGGCAGGTGGACCCATCTCCTCAGTGGGGAAGAGGTAAGAGGAGGGAGATACTTCAGGGAGACGTATGATTACTTCAGTCTGCCGCTCTTTGTACGCCCCAATTCACTTATTCCCATTGGAAAGGAGACACAGTCATGTGATTATGATTTTGCATGTGATGTTACCTTCCATCTCTTTGCCTTGGATGAAGGCAGGAGTGTTGAGTCTCAGATATATAACGCGAAGGGAGCGATTGTTGCAGAGTGCATGATCCTTCGTAAGGATGGGATCTATCATGTGAAGGTAACAGGAAACTTGGGTCCTTGGACCGTGTTCCTGCACAACGAATACAATGTAGAGACTGCATCAATAGGGATTTTGGAGAAAACGAAGAAGGGTACTCTTGCCTCCTTCTCCAGTGAGGAGCGAGAGGCAACCATACAATAG
- a CDS encoding fumarylacetoacetate hydrolase family protein, whose amino-acid sequence MKYVRFKHQEEVSYGLLSDTTIKVLEGSPFTSYRETSEKFSLEEVELLTPCDYSKAICIGLNYSDHAKEFQLPIPTEPVVFMKPSTAALAPNKEIIYPEMSNRLDYEAELAVVIGKKARFVSEADASSYILGYTCANDITARDMQPKQGQWTVAKSFDTFCPFGPFVSDEVDPANLVIESRVNGRTMQKSNTSNLIFSVPFLVSYLSRIMTLLPGDIILTGTPGGISGMHKGDTVEILIEGLGVLRNIIA is encoded by the coding sequence ATGAAATACGTACGATTCAAACACCAAGAAGAGGTCTCCTATGGCCTACTTAGCGATACCACCATCAAGGTGCTCGAGGGTTCACCCTTTACGAGCTACAGAGAAACCAGTGAGAAGTTCTCCTTGGAAGAGGTCGAATTACTTACTCCCTGTGACTATTCAAAAGCCATTTGCATTGGCTTGAACTATAGTGACCATGCCAAGGAGTTCCAGCTTCCCATTCCAACCGAACCAGTTGTATTCATGAAGCCATCCACAGCCGCCCTTGCTCCAAACAAGGAAATCATATACCCAGAGATGAGCAACCGTCTTGACTATGAGGCTGAGCTTGCCGTGGTAATCGGGAAGAAAGCCCGTTTTGTATCAGAAGCAGATGCATCATCTTACATACTTGGCTACACGTGTGCTAACGATATTACTGCCCGGGACATGCAACCAAAGCAAGGACAATGGACCGTGGCAAAGAGTTTTGACACCTTCTGCCCCTTTGGACCGTTTGTCAGCGATGAGGTCGATCCAGCAAACCTTGTTATTGAGAGCAGGGTCAATGGGAGGACCATGCAAAAATCCAATACCAGCAACTTGATCTTCTCCGTCCCCTTCCTGGTGAGCTACCTATCTAGAATCATGACCTTGCTCCCAGGAGACATCATTCTTACCGGTACACCGGGAGGGATCAGCGGTATGCACAAGGGTGATACAGTGGAGATACTGATCGAAGGACTGGGAGTGCTTCGCAATATCATAGCTTAG
- a CDS encoding GNAT family N-acetyltransferase: MEHPYHKQLELQSTYLRTQFAELTSCVEPVIGMQQMEGFLHYVEVHFGLDWRGKFASGLISTRQNQFIALRTCMLRHPLAERILRSINRLASTHGIDTSFPATKLTLRIRSNQEQVLLCFMHPERIDATFSSFLYALRREHSEIFGIVLRDGESKPSTFWGRPAIEDSLCSLKFSLPPSSDFPSCPSQAEVLYMKAMELAQVQDGDIVIDCCTTHGVLTLLSMKGGASRSYLLQEHTPYCDEAALNGIEHVERFVGNNEKHLRQLAKRGQRCDTLFLSPSEEGCERSLLDSVLTIKPERIIYLSKQERTLKRDLQYLVQRGFYQVEVIQGVDMHPHSVHLHVIASLKHVLAIRPLWRREYPLIGHFLYEAIYVAEGEAPPPLSILEDPSLSHYIQEFGRVGDYALAAEVHDKVVGVVWVRLFDPQDPGYGYFTSETPELCIAIEEPFRNRGLGRQLIEEMCKVLLHAGYEKVSLSVQKESRAYMLYQSLGFLVAEERGDAYVMVRFLQGERG, encoded by the coding sequence ATGGAACACCCGTATCATAAGCAGCTGGAATTGCAGAGTACGTACTTGCGTACCCAGTTTGCAGAGCTTACCTCTTGTGTGGAGCCTGTGATTGGGATGCAGCAGATGGAAGGATTCCTCCACTATGTGGAGGTCCATTTTGGGCTGGACTGGCGTGGAAAGTTTGCATCCGGGTTAATCAGTACGAGACAGAATCAATTCATTGCCTTGAGGACTTGTATGCTGAGACATCCCTTGGCTGAGCGGATACTGAGAAGTATCAATCGTCTTGCCTCTACCCATGGTATTGATACCTCTTTCCCTGCAACTAAGCTGACACTGCGTATCAGGAGCAATCAGGAGCAGGTGTTGCTGTGCTTTATGCATCCTGAGCGGATAGATGCCACTTTTTCCTCTTTTCTCTATGCATTGAGACGGGAACATTCTGAGATATTTGGGATAGTACTGCGTGACGGGGAGAGTAAACCTAGTACATTCTGGGGTCGTCCAGCAATCGAGGATTCCCTTTGCTCCCTGAAATTTTCGCTTCCCCCCTCATCTGATTTTCCCTCCTGCCCATCCCAGGCAGAGGTGCTCTATATGAAGGCGATGGAGCTTGCCCAGGTGCAGGATGGAGATATTGTGATCGACTGCTGTACCACCCATGGTGTACTTACCCTGCTCTCCATGAAAGGGGGAGCAAGTCGGAGTTATTTGCTTCAGGAACATACTCCTTATTGTGATGAGGCAGCTCTCAATGGCATTGAACATGTGGAGCGTTTTGTGGGAAACAACGAGAAACATCTTCGTCAACTTGCAAAACGGGGACAGCGCTGTGATACGCTCTTCCTCTCTCCATCTGAAGAGGGGTGTGAACGCTCTCTTCTGGACTCTGTTCTTACCATCAAGCCAGAGCGAATTATCTATCTCAGCAAGCAGGAGCGTACCCTGAAACGGGATCTTCAGTACTTGGTACAGAGAGGATTCTACCAGGTAGAGGTCATTCAAGGTGTTGATATGCACCCACATAGTGTCCACTTGCATGTAATAGCCTCGTTGAAGCATGTTCTAGCAATTCGTCCGCTTTGGAGGAGAGAGTACCCGCTGATCGGGCATTTCTTGTATGAAGCAATCTATGTTGCTGAAGGTGAAGCGCCTCCACCACTATCAATCCTGGAGGATCCTTCACTAAGCCATTATATTCAGGAGTTTGGCAGGGTAGGGGATTATGCATTGGCAGCAGAGGTCCATGACAAGGTGGTAGGTGTTGTGTGGGTACGGTTGTTTGATCCCCAAGACCCTGGATACGGGTACTTTACCAGTGAAACTCCTGAGCTGTGTATTGCAATAGAGGAGCCTTTCCGTAACAGGGGCCTCGGGAGACAGCTCATTGAGGAGATGTGTAAGGTTCTGTTACATGCAGGATACGAGAAGGTATCACTCTCTGTGCAGAAAGAGAGTAGGGCTTATATGCTTTACCAAAGTCTGGGCTTTCTTGTCGCTGAAGAGAGAGGGGATGCCTATGTCATGGTAAGATTCCTCCAAGGAGAACGTGGGTAG
- a CDS encoding DUF4180 domain-containing protein, which yields MQIEYVKKNGIEVAKVSSEEMLFSDVDSALDVMANVRYGTGCSRMVVGKKDINPEFFDLSTKIAGDVLQKFVTYQMRLAIVGDFSSGCSSSLRSFILESNKGKEIYFTDEEEKAMNWLLS from the coding sequence ATGCAGATTGAATATGTAAAAAAGAACGGAATCGAGGTAGCCAAGGTTTCCAGTGAAGAGATGCTCTTCTCAGATGTTGATTCAGCCTTGGATGTGATGGCAAACGTTCGCTATGGGACTGGATGCAGTAGGATGGTTGTAGGCAAGAAGGATATCAACCCTGAGTTCTTCGATTTAAGTACAAAGATTGCCGGTGATGTGCTCCAGAAATTCGTGACCTACCAGATGCGGCTTGCCATTGTTGGGGACTTCTCTTCAGGTTGTAGCTCAAGCTTGCGCTCGTTTATCCTGGAAAGTAATAAGGGGAAGGAAATCTATTTCACGGATGAGGAAGAAAAGGCAATGAATTGGCTACTTAGCTAG
- a CDS encoding diguanylate cyclase — MLSFPVLFFNLLSIGMLLGVLIAVWRVRSKRAASELFITVLFMLIWSLTSFAEMVSYTFFFKVLWRNICQIGVFYTPVATLLFSLAYTGYWREKQKQIGRILYIYQGVGIILVGTDFLHHWIRHSVSLVTSSQFSTLVVETTVLAKFLISGNFFLMVFSLVLVIVFVVTTSTSMRKQAYILLLGMVIPFLYAMAKVVSNEQFLQILPISGVFALSGLFLLLGIYRFDLLKLAPLAREQAFRFLGEGIVICDGQGHVVDMNPAAKGLLGTDMGLIEEQMYLQIPRWGRAVRQSERTSLEFALKGRSLFAELYPITSKATETIGTITLIQDVTLLKQRAEELQHRAEIDGLTGLYNRQTFIEKVERQLSLATGESHLIYFDLDHFKQINDQWGHRSGDAVLQSVGSILKEEVDEACIVCRFGGEEFAIFSSHKSRDEMIACAEHLRKYVELHIFTHEQYSIRLTVSLGVSSAITSSFDELYREADACLYEAKKAGRNCVRIRSTPLD; from the coding sequence ATGCTTAGCTTTCCTGTCTTATTCTTCAATCTGCTCTCCATTGGCATGCTTCTAGGAGTGCTTATTGCAGTTTGGAGGGTGCGAAGTAAGCGAGCAGCAAGTGAGTTGTTCATTACCGTTCTCTTTATGCTTATCTGGTCGCTGACCTCGTTCGCCGAGATGGTCAGCTATACCTTTTTCTTCAAAGTACTATGGCGTAATATTTGCCAAATTGGCGTATTCTATACTCCTGTTGCCACCTTGTTGTTCTCTTTGGCATATACAGGATATTGGAGAGAGAAACAAAAACAGATCGGGAGGATACTCTATATCTACCAAGGAGTTGGTATCATCTTGGTAGGGACAGATTTCCTGCACCACTGGATTCGTCACTCGGTTTCCTTGGTCACCTCGTCCCAATTTTCAACGCTGGTCGTTGAAACCACGGTGCTTGCTAAGTTTCTGATTTCAGGTAATTTCTTCCTCATGGTTTTTTCTCTTGTATTGGTGATTGTTTTTGTTGTCACCACCAGTACCTCCATGAGAAAACAAGCATACATTTTGTTGCTTGGAATGGTGATCCCCTTCTTGTATGCCATGGCAAAGGTGGTGAGCAATGAGCAGTTCCTCCAGATATTGCCCATCAGTGGAGTCTTTGCCCTCTCTGGGCTGTTCCTCCTCCTTGGAATCTATCGATTTGACCTACTCAAGCTTGCCCCCTTGGCAAGGGAACAGGCATTTCGGTTTCTTGGGGAAGGAATTGTCATCTGTGATGGGCAAGGGCATGTAGTGGACATGAACCCTGCAGCAAAAGGGCTTCTGGGTACTGATATGGGATTAATTGAGGAGCAAATGTATCTTCAGATTCCACGATGGGGTAGAGCTGTGCGCCAAAGCGAAAGAACCTCTCTCGAATTTGCCTTGAAAGGAAGGTCTCTTTTTGCTGAACTGTATCCGATTACCTCCAAAGCAACAGAGACAATCGGTACCATTACCCTGATCCAGGATGTCACCCTGCTGAAACAACGTGCAGAAGAGCTGCAACACCGGGCAGAGATTGACGGGCTTACAGGGCTCTATAATAGACAGACCTTTATCGAGAAGGTGGAGAGGCAGCTTTCTCTAGCCACAGGGGAATCTCATCTTATCTATTTTGATCTTGATCACTTCAAGCAGATAAACGATCAGTGGGGACATCGTTCAGGCGATGCTGTACTACAGTCCGTTGGCTCCATCCTTAAGGAAGAAGTTGATGAGGCTTGCATCGTCTGTAGGTTTGGTGGTGAGGAGTTTGCCATTTTCAGTTCTCATAAGAGTAGGGATGAGATGATCGCTTGTGCTGAACATCTCAGGAAGTATGTTGAGCTGCATATATTCACCCATGAACAATACTCCATTCGTCTGACAGTTTCCTTGGGAGTCTCTTCAGCAATAACCTCCAGTTTTGATGAGCTGTACCGGGAGGCTGATGCCTGCCTCTATGAGGCAAAAAAAGCTGGACGGAATTGTGTCCGCATAAGAAGTACACCACTGGACTAA
- a CDS encoding MFS transporter — protein MKQKSNNALFTPSVVLLLISQNLSLFGSSVVGYAIIWYITLETSSGVFLMYATLAQMVPHLLISLSSGVWADRYNRKRLIMLSDSFIAIATLGLALFYATGAKSITALLAVSVVRSLGSGVQTPAVNAIIPQLVGEEHLVRIQGVNQSINSVLLLLSPAVGGMMLGLFDLTWTLLLDVVTAVFAVVIFSFIKVGARKRSEEGTSMMQDIKKGISYTFNNVLLRNLLICYGFSFFLITPAAILTPLLVERSFGSEVWFLTANEMVWTAGTLLGGLIISLKGAFSNKVRAIALSLVAFGVSFALLGVAPTFLLYLIILGLGGIFVPVLNSAEIVMIQEITDEDKMGRVFSIVQLLSGSAIPLGILLFGPLADRVPVEWLLIISGILLAVVGLLYGSTQKTYQTGSVTRES, from the coding sequence ATGAAACAAAAAAGCAACAATGCTTTATTTACTCCATCCGTTGTCCTCTTACTGATCAGCCAAAATCTTTCACTGTTTGGCTCTTCAGTTGTTGGATATGCCATTATCTGGTACATCACCCTTGAGACCTCATCAGGAGTATTCCTGATGTATGCCACCCTTGCCCAGATGGTTCCCCATCTCTTGATCAGTCTCTCTAGTGGAGTGTGGGCAGACCGCTACAACCGCAAGCGTCTGATCATGCTCTCTGACAGTTTCATTGCCATTGCAACGCTGGGGCTTGCCCTCTTCTATGCCACTGGGGCAAAGTCGATCACAGCCCTGCTCGCTGTTTCGGTCGTACGGTCACTCGGTAGCGGGGTACAGACTCCTGCGGTGAATGCCATCATTCCCCAATTGGTGGGTGAAGAACATCTTGTTCGAATCCAAGGGGTGAACCAGAGCATCAATTCAGTGCTGTTACTCCTCTCTCCTGCTGTTGGTGGAATGATGCTTGGATTGTTTGACCTTACCTGGACACTCTTGCTTGATGTTGTCACTGCTGTCTTTGCAGTGGTGATCTTTTCTTTTATCAAGGTAGGAGCAAGGAAGCGCTCGGAGGAAGGGACCAGTATGATGCAGGATATCAAGAAGGGAATCTCCTACACATTCAACAATGTTCTCTTACGTAATCTTCTGATCTGTTATGGTTTCTCCTTTTTCCTCATCACCCCTGCAGCAATCCTGACTCCCTTGTTGGTGGAACGAAGCTTTGGTAGTGAGGTATGGTTCCTTACCGCAAATGAAATGGTGTGGACTGCGGGGACCTTGTTGGGTGGCCTGATCATCTCCCTGAAGGGGGCCTTTTCCAATAAGGTTCGTGCCATCGCACTCTCCTTGGTTGCCTTCGGGGTAAGTTTTGCCCTTCTGGGAGTTGCTCCCACATTCCTACTCTACCTCATAATCCTAGGACTTGGCGGTATCTTTGTTCCCGTCTTGAACTCTGCTGAGATTGTCATGATCCAGGAGATAACCGATGAAGACAAGATGGGAAGGGTGTTCTCCATCGTGCAGCTGCTCAGTGGCAGTGCAATACCGCTGGGAATCTTGCTCTTCGGCCCCCTAGCTGACAGGGTTCCTGTGGAGTGGCTGTTGATTATTTCGGGAATTCTGCTTGCTGTCGTTGGCCTGCTCTATGGTTCAACACAGAAAACATATCAAACGGGTAGTGTAACCAGGGAGAGCTGA
- a CDS encoding PAS domain S-box protein translates to MRKSKRVSIRGSFIIGLLLICVTLISIGYMKNRLTSQAVETNRLVTHTYKVITETNALKRTFQNIRINERGYLLTGDRSYMESIGVSTYSFDQRLMKLRILLKENAEQKRRLDILKITFDTLIDESVQPLLQYRQPILEDSTFLAEQEEILKLFERSETISKTLEQILNDIESEEYALLEIRQKDVERWSAIDQKVTFLGPVLVIIIAFLSGIGAINRLDAYQRQQERDQRELREARDRLASIIKGSNLGSWEWNLKDDTIKINDMWAEMLGYTKAELEPTTMKTFTQFVHPEDLEKSLQLHEEHLAGKNDFYSCDLRMQHKDGHWIWVFDRGQVISRDENGKALLMSGTHADITERVLQAEALKQSEEESRRLFEAMNQGFAYCQILLDEEGNPNDYLILRVNKNFETQTGLIPELSVGKRITELLPHVEPYWFIHNGEVALTGKSKTFEAFNSDLNRLFRISSFSPSYGYFAMIIDDITAQKQMEKQLYFEKTLFETTLLSVGDGVISTDAEGNVQFMNKVAEQLTGWQADEAKGRPFEEVFKILCGSDRHPCPNPVKQVLETKKQVELDEDTILIARDGDERFINDSAAPILSTSQNVTGVVLVFRDSTTQRIKQDEIRTLSVTDPLTTLPNRRYYEQAKEELDEEPYYPLTLVLADVNGLKLTNDAFGHEAGDELLRKVSEIMRTTCRDGDIVSRIGGDEFVLLLPQTDALHAQAIVNRINKALEKEKIRGIQLSVSFGYAIKEKSKESYEDAFKVAEDSMYRNKLKESMAFKKQVIDTLLFRLFEQEEGAEEHSNLVASLTSAFAEVLGYREEEVKNLRLAGLYHDLGKIAITPSLLSKPKNELSRAQVIEWQRHAEIGYNILRSVGEYAPFAEAVLYHHEKWDGSGYPQSLKQEDIPESAQILAIANTYADNLPSLGLEKTIAFMQERSNTYFSPVLLETFITKVVKA, encoded by the coding sequence ATGCGAAAAAGCAAACGAGTAAGTATTCGAGGCAGTTTCATCATAGGTCTCCTGCTTATCTGTGTTACCCTGATTTCCATTGGGTACATGAAAAACAGGCTGACTTCCCAAGCGGTTGAAACCAATCGCCTGGTTACCCATACCTATAAAGTCATCACAGAAACCAATGCCTTGAAACGCACATTCCAAAACATCCGCATCAATGAACGTGGGTACCTGCTTACCGGGGATCGATCCTACATGGAAAGCATCGGGGTCAGCACCTACTCCTTCGACCAGCGCCTCATGAAACTAAGGATTCTTCTGAAGGAAAATGCTGAGCAGAAGAGACGGCTTGACATCCTGAAAATCACCTTTGACACGTTGATCGATGAGAGTGTCCAACCCCTCTTGCAGTATCGTCAACCCATTCTTGAAGATTCAACCTTCTTAGCTGAGCAGGAGGAAATCCTTAAGCTATTTGAACGAAGTGAGACTATCTCCAAGACGTTGGAACAAATTCTCAATGACATAGAAAGTGAAGAGTATGCACTGCTGGAGATACGCCAGAAAGACGTAGAACGCTGGTCTGCCATTGACCAGAAAGTCACCTTCCTGGGGCCGGTATTGGTCATTATCATTGCATTTCTCTCTGGGATTGGGGCGATCAACAGACTGGATGCCTACCAGAGGCAGCAAGAGAGAGACCAGAGGGAACTGAGAGAAGCCCGTGACAGGCTTGCCAGCATTATAAAGGGCTCAAACCTAGGTTCGTGGGAGTGGAACCTGAAGGATGATACCATTAAGATCAATGACATGTGGGCAGAGATGCTCGGCTACACAAAAGCAGAGCTGGAACCAACCACGATGAAAACCTTTACCCAATTTGTCCACCCTGAGGATTTAGAGAAGTCCTTGCAGTTGCACGAAGAGCACCTTGCAGGCAAGAACGATTTCTATAGTTGCGATCTCAGGATGCAGCACAAAGATGGCCATTGGATATGGGTCTTCGATCGTGGACAAGTGATAAGCCGCGATGAGAATGGGAAAGCCTTGCTCATGAGCGGAACCCACGCAGACATCACTGAACGCGTCCTCCAGGCAGAGGCTCTTAAGCAAAGTGAGGAAGAGAGCCGGAGACTCTTTGAGGCAATGAACCAAGGTTTTGCATACTGCCAGATTCTCCTTGACGAGGAAGGGAACCCCAATGACTATCTCATCCTCAGGGTAAACAAGAACTTTGAGACACAGACCGGCCTCATTCCTGAGCTTTCAGTTGGAAAGCGAATCACAGAGCTCTTACCGCATGTAGAGCCTTACTGGTTCATTCACAATGGGGAGGTGGCACTCACAGGGAAATCAAAAACATTTGAGGCCTTCAACAGTGACTTGAACCGACTCTTCAGGATCTCTTCATTTAGCCCTTCATATGGCTACTTCGCCATGATCATCGATGACATCACTGCCCAAAAGCAGATGGAAAAACAGTTATACTTTGAGAAAACCCTGTTCGAAACCACTCTACTCTCTGTTGGTGATGGTGTCATTTCCACCGATGCGGAGGGAAATGTTCAATTCATGAACAAGGTTGCTGAACAGCTCACTGGCTGGCAGGCAGATGAAGCAAAAGGCCGGCCATTTGAAGAGGTATTCAAGATTCTTTGCGGTAGTGACCGCCACCCTTGTCCAAATCCAGTAAAACAAGTACTGGAGACCAAGAAGCAGGTTGAACTGGACGAGGACACCATCCTCATCGCACGCGATGGGGACGAGCGGTTCATCAATGACAGTGCAGCCCCTATACTCAGTACCTCCCAGAACGTTACCGGTGTTGTCCTTGTCTTCAGGGACAGCACCACCCAACGGATCAAGCAGGATGAGATTCGGACGCTGAGTGTGACAGACCCCCTGACCACACTCCCCAACCGACGCTACTATGAACAAGCGAAAGAAGAGTTGGATGAAGAACCCTACTACCCCCTTACCTTGGTACTTGCCGATGTGAACGGGCTCAAGCTTACCAACGATGCTTTTGGGCATGAGGCTGGTGATGAGCTGCTACGTAAGGTCTCTGAAATCATGCGCACAACCTGCAGGGATGGTGATATTGTCAGCAGGATTGGGGGTGATGAGTTCGTGCTCCTGCTTCCTCAAACAGATGCTCTTCATGCACAAGCCATCGTTAACCGTATCAACAAGGCCTTGGAGAAAGAAAAAATCAGGGGAATCCAGCTCTCTGTCTCCTTTGGTTATGCGATAAAGGAAAAGAGCAAGGAGAGCTATGAGGATGCTTTCAAGGTTGCAGAGGACTCAATGTATCGCAACAAGCTCAAGGAGAGCATGGCTTTCAAGAAACAGGTAATTGACACCCTGCTCTTCAGACTTTTTGAGCAGGAGGAAGGGGCAGAAGAACATAGCAATTTGGTCGCTTCCTTGACGAGTGCCTTTGCTGAGGTGCTTGGATATCGAGAGGAAGAGGTGAAAAACCTCAGACTTGCAGGGTTGTACCATGATCTGGGTAAGATTGCCATTACTCCCTCTCTTCTCTCCAAACCCAAAAATGAGCTGAGCCGAGCCCAAGTAATAGAATGGCAAAGACACGCTGAGATTGGATACAACATCCTTCGTTCTGTTGGGGAGTATGCCCCCTTTGCAGAGGCAGTATTGTATCATCACGAGAAGTGGGATGGCAGTGGATATCCACAGAGCCTGAAACAGGAGGATATCCCAGAGAGTGCCCAAATCCTTGCCATTGCAAACACCTATGCAGACAATCTTCCCTCACTAGGGTTGGAGAAAACCATTGCATTCATGCAGGAACGATCAAATACGTATTTCAGCCCCGTGTTGCTTGAAACATTCATAACCAAGGTAGTAAAGGCTTGA